Proteins encoded within one genomic window of Brassica rapa cultivar Chiifu-401-42 chromosome A09, CAAS_Brap_v3.01, whole genome shotgun sequence:
- the LOC103838605 gene encoding GDSL esterase/lipase At1g59030-like: protein MDTGNNNGLHTILKCNFPPYGKDFPGGYATGRFSDGKVPSDLIAEKLGLTKTLPAYLSPNLKPEDLLQGVTFASGGTGYDPLTAKMMSVISVWDQLTYFKQYIATIKQQFGEEKAQNILDHSFFLVVSSSNDLAHTFLAQSYKYDRTSYANFLADSAAKFVRELHKLGARKIGVFSAVPVGCVPLQRTLFGGLFTRGCNKPLNKMAKQFNARLSPALDSLDKELDGVIFYINVYDTLLDIIQNHEKYGFEVADRGCCGKGTVAISYLCNSLNPFTCSNSSAYVFWDSYHPTERAYQVIVDKLLDKYLSKIY from the exons ATGGATACTGGTAATAACAATGGACTTCACACAATTCTAAAATGCAACTTTCCTCCCTACGGCAAGGACTTTCCCGGCGGCTATGCCACTGGAAGATTTTCCGATGGAAAAGTCCCCTCTGATCTCATTG CGGAGAAGTTGGGATTGACTAAAACATTGCCAGCATATTTGAGCCCAAATTTGAAGCCTGAAGATCTTCTTCAAGGTGTAACATTTGCATCCGGAGGAACTGGTTACGATCCATTAACGGCTAAGATGATG TCTGTAATATCAGTGTGGGATCAACTAACATATTTCAAACAATACATAGCAACCATCAAGCAACAGTTTGGAGAAGAAAAAGCCCAAAATATCTTGGACCATAGTTTTTTTCTTGTGGTTTCTAGTAGCAATGATCTTGCTCACACGTTTCTAGCTCAATCTTATAAATATGATCGTACTTCTTATGCTAATTTCTTGGCTGACTCAGCAGCTAAGTTCGTAAGA gaGTTACATAAGCTTGGAGCTCGGAAAATTGGAGTATTTAGCGCAGTGCCTGTTGGATGTGTACCACTTCAAAGAACATTATTCGGAGGATTGTTTACAAGAGGATGTAATAAGCCTTTAAACAAAATGGCAAAACAATTCAACGCTAGACTCTCTCCAGCACTGGATTCTCTTGATAAAGAATTAGATGGTGTTATCTTCTACATTAATGTTTATGATACTCTTTTAGACATTATCCAAAACCATGAAAAATACG GTTTTGAGGTAGCTGACAGAGGATGTTGTGGTAAAGGCACTGTTGCAATATCTTATTTGTGTAACTCATTGAACCCATTCACATGCTCTAATTCGTCTGCCTATGTATTTTGGGATAGCTATCATCCCACTGAAAGAGCTTATCAAGTTATTGTTGACAAGTTACTCGACAAATACTTGAGCAAGATCTATTGA
- the LOC103838607 gene encoding GDSL esterase/lipase At1g59030-like, with translation MKLQMLWLALVLIAVKTNAAKQESNATIPALIVFGDSIMDTGNNNGLHTILKCNFPPYGKDFPGGYATGRFSDGRVPSDLIAEKLGLTKTLPAYMSPNLKPEDLLQGVTFASGGTGYDPLTAKMMSVISVWDQLTYFKQYIATIKQHFGEEKAQNILDHSFFLVVSSSNDLAHTFLAQSYKYDRTSYANFLADSAAKFVRELHKLGARKIGVFSAVPVGCVPLQRTMFGGLFTRRCNKPLNNMAKQFNARLSPALDSLDKDLDGVIFYINVYDTLLDIIQNPEKYGFEVADRGCCGKGTVAISYLCNSLNPFTCSNSSAYVFWDSYHPTERAYQVIVDKLLDKYLSKIY, from the exons ATGAAGCTTCAAATGTTATGGCTCGCTTTGGTACTAATAGCCGTTAAAACTAATGCAGCAAAGCAAGAAAGCAATGCAACAATCCCAGCACTAATAGTTTTTGGAGATTCCATAATGGATACTGGTAATAACAATGGACTTCACACTATTCTAAAGTGCAACTTTCCTCCCTACGGCAAGGACTTTCCGGGCGGTTATGCCACTGGAAGATTTTCTGATGGAAGAGTTCCCTCTGATCTAATTG CGGAGAAGTTGGGATTGACTAAAACATTGCCAGCATATATGAGCCCAAATTTGAAGCCAGAAGATCTTCTTCAAGGTGTGACATTTGCATCTGGAGGAACTGGTTACGATCCATTAACGGCTAAGATGATG tCTGTAATATCAGTGTGGGATCAACTAACATATTTCAAACAATACATAGCAACCATCAAGCAACATTTTGGAGAAGAAAAAGCCCAAAATATCTTGGACCATAGTTTTTTTCTTGTGGTTTCTAGTAGCAATGATCTTGCTCACACGTTTCTAGCTCAATCTTATAAATATGATCGTACTTCTTATGCTAACTTCTTGGCTGATTCAGCAGCTAAGTTCGTACGA gAATTACATAAGCTTGGAGCTCGAAAAATTGGAGTATTTAGCGCAGTGCCTGTTGGATGTGTACCACTTCAAAGAACAATGTTCGGAGGCTTATTTACAAGAAGATGTAATAAGCCTTTAAACAATATGGCAAAACAATTCAACGCTAGACTTTCTCCAGCACTGGATTCTCTAGATAAAGATTTAGATGGTGTTATCTTCTACATTAATGTTTATGATACTCTTTTAGACATTATCCAAAACCCTGAAAAATATG GTTTTGAAGTAGCTGATAGAGGATGTTGCGGTAAAGGCACTGTTGCGATATCTTATTTGTGTAACTCACTGAACCCATTCACATGTTCTAATTCTTCGGCGTATGTATTCTGGGATAGCTACCATCCGACTGAAAGAGCTTATCAAGTTATTGTTGACAAGTTACTCGACAAATACTTGAGCAAGATTTATTGA
- the LOC103838609 gene encoding RNA-binding protein 1, whose amino-acid sequence MDCDRNKLFVGGIPRETSEESLKQHFSRYGAVLGALVAKERATGQPRGFGFVRFANALDVDKALADSHFILGRAVDVKKAIPIHDMRYQQQNMQPYVSQVQQNNGGGVHDILSNGNNNNNHRTKKLFVGGLSSETTEEEFKTYFEKFGKTTDVVVMHDSVTNRPRGFGFVTYDSENSVEIVMQSHFHELSNKRVEVKRAIPKEGIQSNNGGGNHHHLPPTYSSFKATPYVPESNGYGMFLQYPPPVYGYHQGLPGFHYPYGYPVTAQGPNLPWNNQIMPPTTGFYGHPPPPPTNTPWCLPYMNGFDPAGMSVTVFNAMPWPVAGDGVGVIIPRLEDMKLEVPSQAHERMNGGIMGKTLPNGTYR is encoded by the exons ATGGATTGCGACCGAAACAAGCTATTCGTTGGAGGCATACCGAGAGAGACTAGTGAAGAGTCTCTGAAGCAGCATTTCAGTAGATATGGAGCTGTGCTGGGAGCTCTCGTTGCTAAGGAGAGAGCCACTGGTCAACCCAGAGGGTTTGGCTTTGTTCGCTTTGCTAATGCTCTTGATGTTGACAAGGCTCTCGCTGATTCTCATTTCATCCTCGGTCGTGCC GTTGATGTGAAAAAGGCGATTCCGATACATGATATGAGATATCAGCAACAGAACATGCAACCATATGTGAGTCAAGTCCAACAGAACAACGGTGGTGGTGTTCACGACATCTTAAGTAATggtaataacaacaacaaccacaGGACCAAGAAGCTGTTCGTTGGGGGGTTATCATCCGAGACGACAGAAGAGGAGTTCAAGACTTACTTTGAGAAATTCGGCAAGACGACCGATGTGGTTGTGATGCATGACAGCGTGACGAACAGGCCGAGGGGGTTCGGGTTCGTCACGTATGATTCAGAGAACTCTGTTGAGATCGTAATGCAGAGTCATTTCCATGAGTTGAGTAATAAGCGCGTGGAGGTGAAACGCGCAATACCTAAAGAAGGGATCCAGAGCAATAACGGCGGTGGTAAtcatcatcaccttcctcctaCCTACAGCAGCTTTAAAGCAACACCGTATGTGCCTGAGAGTAACGGATATGGGATGTTTCTCCAGTATCCTCCTCCTGTCTATGGTTATCATCAAGGTCTCCCAGGCTTTCACTATCCTTATGGTTATCCAGTCACAGCTCAAGGGCCTAACCTTCCATGGAATAACCAGATTATGCCACCCACCACCGGATTTTACGgccatcctcctcctcctcccaccAACACTCCTTGGTGTCTCCCTTACATGAACGGGTTTGATCCTGCGGGTATGAGCGTTACTGTGTTCAATGCTATGCCATGGCCTGTAGCTGGTGATGGAGTTGGTGTGATAATACCTCGGTTAGAAGATATGAAGCTCGAGGTCCCTAGTCAAGCCCATGAGAGAATGAATGGAGGTATCATGGGGAAGACATTGCCCAATGGTACATATAGATGA
- the LOC103838610 gene encoding uncharacterized protein LOC103838610 isoform X2, with amino-acid sequence MDLSDLEYSDAGESGWTMYLDHSSSVTLHHFDDDNGVTKQEHDDDSSMVSDASSGPPYYSEEAVPEDPLQQNTQYWCKSKIKNKKKVHEEQGYIERFNSCLDDTASSLATGKEVSAYKKHRDQYQQLDYFSQSYSTRRIIKGKYESGFLQQAFPVEKFASDHQGYGGSNQIKRTR; translated from the exons ATGGATTTGTCGGATTTAGAATACAGCGATGCGGGAGAATCAGGTTGGACAATGTACTTAGACCATTCTTCTTCTGTTACATTGCATCATTTTGATGATGACAATGGAGTAacaaaacaagaacatgatGATGATTCTTCCATGGTGTCGGATGCATCATCCGGGCCTCCTTATTACTCTGAAGAGGCAGTCCCTGAGGATCCCCTCCAACAAAACACACAATATTGGTGCAAGAGCAAaatcaagaacaagaagaaagtTCATGAAGAACAAGGATATATTGAGCGATTCAATTCTTGCCTTGATGACACAGCTTCTTCATTG GCAACTGGAAAAGAAGTATCAGCATATAAGAAACATCGAGATCAATACCAACAATTAGATTATTTCTCCCAAAGCTACTCCACAAGAAGAATAATCAAG GGAAAATATGAATCGGGTTTCCTACAACAAGCTTTCCCGGTTGAGAAATTTGCATCGGATCATCAAGGTTATG GTGGCAGTAACCAGATAAAGAGAACAAGATAA
- the LOC103838610 gene encoding uncharacterized protein LOC103838610 isoform X4, producing MDLSDLEYSDAGESGWTMYLDHSSSVTLHHFDDDNGVTKQEHDDDSSMVSDASSGPPYYSEEAVPEDPLQQNTQYWCKSKIKNKKKVHEEQGYIERFNSCLDDTASSLGKYESGFLQQAFPVEKFASDHQGYGGSNQIKRTR from the exons ATGGATTTGTCGGATTTAGAATACAGCGATGCGGGAGAATCAGGTTGGACAATGTACTTAGACCATTCTTCTTCTGTTACATTGCATCATTTTGATGATGACAATGGAGTAacaaaacaagaacatgatGATGATTCTTCCATGGTGTCGGATGCATCATCCGGGCCTCCTTATTACTCTGAAGAGGCAGTCCCTGAGGATCCCCTCCAACAAAACACACAATATTGGTGCAAGAGCAAaatcaagaacaagaagaaagtTCATGAAGAACAAGGATATATTGAGCGATTCAATTCTTGCCTTGATGACACAGCTTCTTCATTG GGAAAATATGAATCGGGTTTCCTACAACAAGCTTTCCCGGTTGAGAAATTTGCATCGGATCATCAAGGTTATG GTGGCAGTAACCAGATAAAGAGAACAAGATAA
- the LOC103838610 gene encoding uncharacterized protein LOC103838610 isoform X3 has protein sequence MDLSDLEYSDAGESGWTMYLDHSSSVTLHHFDDDNGVTKQEHDDDSSMVSDASSGPPYYSEEAVPEDPLQQNTQYWCKSKIKNKKKVHEEQGYIERFNSCLDDTASSLATGKEVSAYKKHRDQYQQLDYFSQSYSTRRIIKGKYESGFLQQAFPVEKFASDHQGYVYCGSS, from the exons ATGGATTTGTCGGATTTAGAATACAGCGATGCGGGAGAATCAGGTTGGACAATGTACTTAGACCATTCTTCTTCTGTTACATTGCATCATTTTGATGATGACAATGGAGTAacaaaacaagaacatgatGATGATTCTTCCATGGTGTCGGATGCATCATCCGGGCCTCCTTATTACTCTGAAGAGGCAGTCCCTGAGGATCCCCTCCAACAAAACACACAATATTGGTGCAAGAGCAAaatcaagaacaagaagaaagtTCATGAAGAACAAGGATATATTGAGCGATTCAATTCTTGCCTTGATGACACAGCTTCTTCATTG GCAACTGGAAAAGAAGTATCAGCATATAAGAAACATCGAGATCAATACCAACAATTAGATTATTTCTCCCAAAGCTACTCCACAAGAAGAATAATCAAG GGAAAATATGAATCGGGTTTCCTACAACAAGCTTTCCCGGTTGAGAAATTTGCATCGGATCATCAAGGTTATG TATATTGTGGATCCAGTTAG
- the LOC103838610 gene encoding uncharacterized protein LOC103838610 isoform X1, with the protein MDLSDLEYSDAGESGWTMYLDHSSSVTLHHFDDDNGVTKQEHDDDSSMVSDASSGPPYYSEEAVPEDPLQQNTQYWCKSKIKNKKKVHEEQGYIERFNSCLDDTASSLATGKEVSAYKKHRDQYQQLDYFSQSYSTRRIIKGKYESGFLQQAFPVEKFASDHQGYGMFIAYWPLINITIRHNDA; encoded by the exons ATGGATTTGTCGGATTTAGAATACAGCGATGCGGGAGAATCAGGTTGGACAATGTACTTAGACCATTCTTCTTCTGTTACATTGCATCATTTTGATGATGACAATGGAGTAacaaaacaagaacatgatGATGATTCTTCCATGGTGTCGGATGCATCATCCGGGCCTCCTTATTACTCTGAAGAGGCAGTCCCTGAGGATCCCCTCCAACAAAACACACAATATTGGTGCAAGAGCAAaatcaagaacaagaagaaagtTCATGAAGAACAAGGATATATTGAGCGATTCAATTCTTGCCTTGATGACACAGCTTCTTCATTG GCAACTGGAAAAGAAGTATCAGCATATAAGAAACATCGAGATCAATACCAACAATTAGATTATTTCTCCCAAAGCTACTCCACAAGAAGAATAATCAAG GGAAAATATGAATCGGGTTTCCTACAACAAGCTTTCCCGGTTGAGAAATTTGCATCGGATCATCAAGGTTATGGTATGTTCATTGCTTACTGGCCATTAATTAATATAACTATTAGACATAATGATGCATAA
- the LOC103838611 gene encoding squalene epoxidase 1, with protein sequence MVTTMMEPQLLGWLSPLVISFLLVTSVFAFYGLLVKTRRNSNKLDSTTSKIHHDRTVTSTVGSLNVSGGDTVSDVIVVGAGVAGSALAYTLGKDNRRVHVIERDLSEPDRIVGELLQPGGYLKLLELGIEDCVEEIDAQRVYGYALFKNGKRIRLAYPLEKFHTDVSGRSFHNGRFIQRMREKAASLPNVQLEQGTVVSLLEENGTIKGVRYKNKAGEESTAFAALTIVCDGCFSNLRRSLCNPQVDVPSCFVGLVLENCNLPYANHGHVVLADPSPILMYPISSTEVRCLVDVPGQKVPSIANGEMANYLKTVVAPQMPHEVYDSFIAAVNKGNIKSMPNRSMPASPYPTPGALLMGDAFNMRHPLTGGGMTVALSDIVVLRNLLRPLRDLSDGSSLCKYLESFYTLRKPVASTINTLANALYKVFCSSKDEARNEMREACFDYLSLGGMCTSGPVSLLSGLNPRPLTLVCHFFAVAVYGVIRLLIPFPSPKRMWLGAKLISGASGIIFPIIKAEGVRQMFFPATVPAYYRAPPVKGETKCS encoded by the exons ATGGTAACGACGATGATGGAGCCTCAATTACTCGGTTGGCTCTCGCCTCTCGTGATCTCCTTCCTTCTAGTCACCTCCGTCTTCGCTTTCTACGGACTTCTCGTGAAGACGAGGCGGAACAGTAATAAACTAGACTCTACAACTTCGAAGATCCATCACGATCGGACCGTCACCTCAACCGTTGGATCCCTGAATGTTAGCGGCGGAGATACAGTCTCCGACGTTATCGTTGTTGGAGCCGGAGTCGCTGGTTCTGCTCTGGCCTACACTCTTGGAAAG GATAATCGTCGAGTTCATGTGATTGAAAGAGATTTATCGGAGCCGGATCGTATTGTTGGGGAGCTTTTACAACCTGGTGGCTATCTCAAGTTACTTGAGTTGGGTATTGAAG ATTGCGTGGAGGAGATAGATGCTCAGCGAGTGTATGGTTATGCACTTTTCAAGAATGGGAAACGCATTCGCTTAGCTTATCCCTTGGAGAAGTTTCACACAGATGTATCTGGAAGGAGTTTTCACAATGGACGCTTTATTCAAAGAATGCGTGAGAAAGCTGCTTCACTTCCCAA TGTTCAGTTAGAGCAAGGAACAGTTGTTTCTCTTCTAGAAGAGAATGGAACAATCAAAGGTGTGAGATATAAGAACAAAGCAGGAGAGGAATCAACAGCATTCGCAGCTTTGACTATAGTCTGTGACGGTTGCTTCTCAAATCTTCGTCGCTCTCTATGCAATCCTCAG GTCGATGTACCTTCTTGTTTTGTGGGTTTGGTCCTAGAGAACTGCAACCTCCCATACGCAAACCACGGACACGTCGTCCTAGCAGATCCATCACCAATCTTGATGTATCCAATCAGCAGCACAGAGGTCCGGTGTCTGGTCGACGTCCCTGGTCAGAAAGTGCCTTCTATCGCAAACGGTGAAATGGCAAACTATTTGAAAACCGTTGTGGCTCCTCAG ATGCCTCATGAGGTCTATGACTCTTTCATCGCCGCGGTTAACAAAGGAAACATCAAGTCCATGCCCAACAGAAGCATGCCGGCTTCTCCTTACCCTACTCCAGGAGCTTTGTTGATGGGAGACGCATTCAACATGCGTCATCCATTAACAGGTGGAGGCATGACGGTTGCGTTATCCGACATTGTTGTCCTGCGTAATCTCCTTAGACCGCTCCGTGACCTTAGCGACGGGTCCAGTCTCTGCAAATATCTCGAGTCTTTTTACACTCTACGGAAG CCAGTGGCGTCAACGATCAACACCCTTGCGAATGCGCTTTACAAAGTGTTCTGTTCGTCAAAAGATGAAGCGAGAAACGAGATGAGGGAAGCTTGTTTTGATTATCTGAGCCTTGGTGGTATGTGCACGAGCGGACCAGTGTCTTTGCTTTCGGGTTTGAACCCTCGACCGTTGACTCTTGTCTGCCATTTCTTTGCGGTTGCGGTTTATGGAGTCATACGGTTGTTGATCCCGTTCCCTTCCCCAAAACGCATGTGGCTTGGAGCCAAATTGATCTCG GGAGCATCGGGGATAATATTTCCGATAATAAAGGCGGAAGGAGTGAGGCAGATGTTTTTCCCAGCGACTGTGCCTGCATACTACAGAGCTCCTCCGGTTAAAGGAGAAACCAAATGTTCATAG
- the LOC103838612 gene encoding uncharacterized protein LOC103838612: protein MRKRGENKNRFFRIITMPLKVLGKARDLYMRSITGCAARTHYSSADAVSIPFPRSRSTSSAFSSTTSSRRMSSDFTFDDDYSELVRAASVRSLCHKNEIDMIRHQQLQQRQENRVAVGAVVAAKGGLPKSSSVGMPMARIDEENEEEGSLKNQKKGSDFLYPRSRSHAVTIRGSKF, encoded by the coding sequence ATGAGAAAGAGAGGAGAAAACAAGAACAGATTCTTTAGAATCATCACCATGCCTCTAAAAGTTTTAGGCAAGGCTCGTGACCTCTACATGCGAAGCATCACAGGCTGCGCAGCTCGCACTCACTACTCCTCAGCCGATGCCGTCTCCATTCCCTTTCCGAGAAGCCGGAGCACCTCCTCAGCcttctcctccaccacctcTTCGCGGAGGATGTCTTCCGATTTCACCTTCGACGATGACTACAGCGAGCTGGTCAGAGCTGCTTCCGTTAGGAGTTTATGTCATAAGAACGAGATTGACATGATCAGACACCAGCAACTTCAGCAGCGGCAAGAAAATCGCGTTGCGGTGGGAGCGGTTGTGGCTGCAAAAGGCGGTTTGCCAAAGAGCTCGAGTGTAGGGATGCCAATGGCGAGGATtgatgaagaaaatgaagaagaaggatCATTGAAGAATCAAAAGAAAGGATCTGATTTCTTATACCCTCGTAGCAGATCACACGCGGTTACTATTAGAGGATCCAAGTTTTAA